One Sulfurimonas sp. HSL-3221 genomic window, CGCCAGCTGGTCTTCGAAGATCATCTTCGTATCGTGCAGCAGGCGGCCGATGAGGGTGCTTTTCCCGTCATCGACGCTGCCGCAGGTGATGAACCGGAGCAGTTCTTTGTTTTCGTGTTCATGCAGGTAGCGCTCGATGTCCGAGGCTATCAGTCTCTCTTGTGCTTCCATCAGAAATATCCTTCCATTTTCTTCTTCTCCATGGAACCGGACTGATCGCTGTCGATCACCCGTCCCTGGCGTTCGCTGGTCTTCGCCAGCAGCATCTCCTGAATGATCTCCGGCAGCGTCGTCGCCGTCGAAGCGACCGCGCCGGTCAGCGGGTAGCAGCCGAGCGTCCGGAAGCGCACGCTCTCCAGGCGGGGCGTCTCCCCCTCCTGCAGCGGCATCCGGTCGTCGTCGACCATAATTTTCACGCCGTCGCGCTCCACGATGGGGCGCTCCTGAGCAAAATAAAGCGGGACGATCGGGATCTGTTCAAGGTAGATGTACTGCCAGATATCCAGCTCCGTCCAGTTTGACAGCGGGAAGACCCGGATACTCTCGCCCCGACGGATGCTGCCGTTGTAGACGTTCCATAGCTCGGGGCGCTGGTTTTTCGGGTCCCAGCGGTGGTTCGCGTCGCGGAAGGAGTAGATCCGCTCCTTGGCGCGGCTCTTCTCTTCGTCGCGGCGCGCGCCGCCGAATACGGCGTCGAACCCGTATTTGTCGAGCGCCTGCTTCAGCCCCTCGGTCTTCATCACGTCCGTATGGACCGCGCTGCCGTGGGTGAAGGGGCCGATGCCGCGGGCGACGCCCTCTTCGTTGACGTGGACCAGCAGTTCCAGCCCCAGCGCGTCGATCCGGCTGTCGCGGAACGCGATCATCTCCCTGAACTTCCAGGTCGTATCCACATGCAGCAGCGGGAAAGGCAGCTTGGCCGGGTAAAACGCCTTGAGCGCCAGGTGCAGCATCACCGAGGAGTCCTTCCCGATGCTGTAGAGCATGGCCGGGTTGTCGAACTCAGCCGCGACTTCGCGCATGATGTGGATCGCCTCCGCCTCGAGTTTCCTCAGATGGGTGCGACGTTGTCTGTCAAGCATTGTTTACTCCTTTCGGTGCAGTCCGCACTCTTTGTGTTCGGGCAATTCCCACCACCAGCGCCCCGAGCGGATATCGTCGCCCGGGACGACGGCCCGGGTACACGGCGCGCAGCCGATACTCGGGTAACCGTGGTCGTGCAGCCGGTTATAGGGCACGCCGTTGGCGTGGAGATGCTCCCACACCTCCGCCTCGCTCCACTCGATGAGCGGGTTGAGCTTCAGCAGGCCGTTTGCTTCGTCGTGCTCGACCAATCGCATCGATTCGCGGGTCGGGGACTGTTCCCGCCGGAGCCCCGTGATCCAGACCTCCACACCCCGAAGCGCGCGCTTCAGCGGCGCGATCTTCCGGGCATGGCAGCAGCGTCTGCGGTTTTCGACGCTGTCGTAAAAGCCGTTGATCCCCTGCGCCTTGTAAAGCGCCTCCACGTCCGAAGGGTCAGGGAAATAGACGTCGATGTTCATCCCGTACTTTTGGTTCGTTCTGTCCATCACGTCATAGGTCTCATACGGCAGCCTGCCCGTGTCGATCGTAAAAACCCCGATGCGCTCCCGGTACGGCTGCAGCAGATGCGTCAGCACCTGGTCCTCCGCGCCGAAACTCGATGCCAGCGCGATCCGTCCGCCGTACTGCTGTGCGAAATACGCCAGCACCTCATCGGCGGTTTTCCCCGCCAGACGGCGGTTCAATGTTTCAGTGTTCTCTTTCATCACCTCTCCTAAATCTGATAGTCGTCGCCGGTCGGCCGGTGCAGACCGATGCCGATCCTCGTCCAGGCCCGCTCGTGCAGGTAGTACAGGACCATTTTCGTAAAGACCTCGATCGAACCGATCGAGGCTGCCATCGCCAGGCTCCCCGTAATCAGGAACGAGATCACCATCGTGTCCAGGGTGCCGACCGCGCGCCAGGAGAGGGTTTTCACCGCACTCCGATAGGCTTTTTCTTGCATAATGTCACCACGCTTTTCATGGAGCCGGTGCGACCGGCCCTCTTGTTGTTTCGCCGCTATTCGGCTGCTTCGATGTCGTACAGCGGCGTCGACAGATACCGCTCGCCGGTATCGCAAAGCATCGTCACGATCATCTTCCCCCGGTTCTCCCGCCGGGCCGCCACCGTGCGGGCGGCGAGCACGTTCGCGCCCGAAGAGATGCCGACGAGCAGCCCCTCGTCCCGTGCGAGCTTCCGCGCCGAAGCCATGGCCTCGTCGTTCCCGACGGTCAACACCTCGCCGTAGGCCCAGGGGTCGAGTACCTTGGGCACGAAGCCCGCCCCGATCCCCTGGATTTTGTGCGGTCCGGGCTTGCCGCCCGAGAGGACCGCCGAGTCCTCGGGCTCCACCGCGATGATCTCGATGTTCGGGTTGTACGCCTTGAGGATCGATCCCACACCGGTGATCGTGCCACCGGTGCCGACGGCGGCGACGAAGATATCGATCTTCCCGGCTGTATCCCGCCATATCTCTTCCGCCGTCGTCACCATATGCGCGACCGGGTTGGCCGGATTCTCAAACTGCTGCAGCACCACGCCGTTCTCGATCGTGGCAGCGAGCTCGTTGGCCCGCACCACCGCGCCGGCCATCCCCGCGGCGGGGTCGGTCAGCTCGAGTTCCGCCCCGAGTGCCAAGAGCAGCTTCCGGCGCTCGATGCTCATGGAGCTCGGCATCGTAAGAATCAGCCTTAGTCCCAGCCCCGCCGCGATCGACGCGAGCGCGATCCCCGTATTGCCGCTGGTCGGCTCGATGATCACGCTCTGTTTGTTCAGAAGCCCGCTCTCCAGTGCCCGCGTGATCATGTTCTTCCCGATCCGGTCCTTGACCGATCCGGAAGGGTTCATGAATTCACACTTGCCCAGCAGCGTCGTTTCCGTTTCGTCCGAAGCGTTGTTCAGCTTCACCAGCGGCGTATTGCCGATCAGTTCCGTTACATTGGTTGCGTAATGCATGCCGTCTCCTTGAAATACGGATTAATGCGGTACCTTCGCACCTGTTCGGGCCTACAGCGCCACGACCTCGATCTCATGCCGTTTCAACCAGCGGTAGAGGGCACACCCCATACAGCTGTCATCCACCGCTTCGGCCGCCGTCCAGATCGCAAACGCGCCGGCAAACAGTCCGGCGATGTTCGCGTATCCCGCCAGGTCCGTGCCTAGCGTTCCCAGTGTCACGCCGAACTTGATCTGATCGGCGAAACGCTTTTCCGCCGCGTCGCCCCTGCGCGCCCCGAACCGTATCATGTACGTTGCGGCGCGGGCACTCAGCGCCAGCGGGCTGATCCATGGCGTCGCATTGAGCAGCACGAAATAGTCCAGTGCCAGCAGCAGAAGCCAGACGGCACTGCCCGTATGCAGGTACATGGTCGCCGCCAGCGCGACGACGGCTGCCCGCAACCGGGTCTGGTTGGCATCGCTGCCGTAACCGGATGTTGTATTGACCTTCATTCCAATCTCCTTTCTGCAGCCGGGAGGGATTCGCCGCCCCGCTGCCTATTGTTTTTCGGCTTCCCGCTGTGAAACGGACGCCAGGAAAGACGTCAGAATCTCGGAAACCGTTTGGAATGGAAAAACTATAAATGAATATTCATTCAGTGTCAAGCACTTTTATTTTTATGGGGTTCTGTTCCGGGAACAAAAAACGTTAAAAGCCCTATATTCAGGGATTTCTAGGCAATAATTTTTTCTTTATTTAATACCTTAGTATTCTACTATTGTTACTTATGTATTAGGAGAGAAAACGTGCGGAAATGGAGATAGTATATTTATTTTTTATAATATAAATATGAATGAATTATTTTATGATGCCGCCCGGGGATCAATGCGTCGTACACACCGAACAGACGTCAAAACTGCGGAAAATGAACGTCGCCTCGGCGATATCGGCGGCACCGACCATCGCTTTTTGCGCCGGTGCCGGATCGGACATCACGGAACTGCCGAGATTCCACTGCGTCGGCGTGATGATCTTGTATTCGGCGACGATCCCCCGCTCCAGACGCATGCGGTGCATCAGCGGGCCGCGCGGGGCCTCGACGATCCCCTCCCCCGTAGCGCTGATGCGTTCAAGGGGTACCGGCGGGACATAGGAGGGTTCGGAGAGCTCCAGCTCCGCCAGCAGCGTTTTCGCATGCTGCAGCAGCACGGCCGTCTCGTACGCCCTGGCCATCACCCGTGTGTAAACGCTGTCCTTGTAGCGGCGGTGCATGTTTTTGATCAGGGCGGTATCGGCCGAGATCGACCGGGCGAGCGGCCCGACTTCGTAAAAGTGCTTCCCGTAGCGGACATTGCGGGCATGACTCGTCTCGTCCCGGCAGACTGCCGGTTCCGTCGATACCAGGCAGGGATCGGCTTTCATCGGACGGGTATGTTTCAGCCGCGCCCGTACCGTAAAGCCGTGTTCTCCCAGGACGACGAACCGGTCGTATGCCATCCCCTTTTTATGCATCTCCGTCGCGATCAGCCCCTTTTCCAGACGCCCGAGATCGCTCTGCAGCGGGTTGAATTCCCGGCAGGAGGCAAAGGAGAGCAGCGCATCCAGCCCTACGCCCGCCGTCTCCTTTTCGAAAAAACCGATCAGCTCGTCCAGCAGGCCCGCCGCCTGGATGCGTTCCAGATGGGTCGGGTCGCAGGTGACGCCGCCGGGGATCATGTAGGAGCTGTGGGGCCACTGCCCGGCGAAGAGCGCCAGAATCTTCGTCGCCTGCGCGGCGGCGTAGGCACCCTTGAGCGGGGCTGGAGAGAGGCCTCCGACACCCAGTTTTTCCAGTTCGGGCAGAATGACGAGGTAGAGCCATTTAAAATGGTTCTGGATCATCTCGAGTACCAGCGTCAGCTCCCGGATGCTCCGCGCCTTTCGCGTCAGCACGACGGGGTAGCCCGCCTGCGCATATGCCGCCTCGATCGCCCGGACGGTCGCCATCAGGTGAGCGTGCCCGCAGATCCCGCAGACCCGCGGCGTGATCACCAGGGCATCGGTCGCTTTCCGCCCCTCGAGCATGCGCTCCATCCCCCTGAAATGCGGAAAAGCGATCTCCGCCCAGGTGATTTTCTCCCCGCGGGTGTCGAAATAGAGCGACGCCTCCCCCTCGATGTGTTCAATCAGTGCCCTAGTCATCATCGGTAAGCCGCTCCTCCAGCCGTTTGATTTTGAAGCTTTTGGCGATGCCCGTCATCGTCAGGTAGGCACGCTTGGAGACGCCGACCGGCACCTCTTCGGGAATGGACATGTTCGTCTTCGTTTCAAAAAGGTTGCGGCGCGGGAAATCGGGCTCGGTACAGCCGAAACAGGGCGTGCCGACCCGCATTTTCGAACTGACGCCGTTCCAGAGCGTCCGGTTGCACGAGGCGTGGGTCAGCGGCCCGCGGCAGCCGTGTTCATAGAAGAGGCACCCCTCCTTCCGCCCGAACTGCTCCGCATCCACCTTCCACTCGAAGTACTCGTTGCGCAGGCAGCCGTCATGCGCCATGTGGCGGTAGAGCGCCGTCGGCCTTCCCAGGGCATCGACGGAAATGGGACGCCCCTCCGCGATGTTCATCAGGGCGAATCCGAGCCATTCGGGGTGCACGGGGCAGCCGGAGAGATTGATCACTTTGCCGGCTTTCCCGAGCAGGGGGCCGTCGGGATGCTCCCCGGCGTAGGCCAGGCCGCTGTTGCGTTCCGGCGCCGCCGCTTTGAAGATACCGCCGAAGCTGGCGCAGCTGCCCGCCGCGATGACGTGACCGGCTTCCTCGGCATAATACGCCACCAGCCGCTCCAGCGTCACACCGGCGCGCTCCATCATCGGGTCGAAGGCGCCTTCGAAGACAAGGACGTCGCAGCCGCGTCTGCAGCGCGCAATCTCCTCCAGGCTCTGGGAACAGGGGAGCAGCGGATGGTAGAGCACCTCAAAACGCGCCAGCAGCTGCGGCAGATAGGGAAGGTTTAAGAAGGAGTGGGTGTTGCCGTTGCAGGTGACGCCCTGAAGCCAGATCAGCGTCGGTTTAAACAGTCTTGAGCGCACGGTAGATATTCTCCGCGATGGAGGCCTCATAGCTGCTCAGTGGTTCGGGCAGTATCTTCTCGCCGAAGAGAAAGACCATCCCCCCGAGGTACCCCATAAAGAGGCCGAAGGCGCTGAAAAAGTCCTGGTCGCGGAGTTCGCCTCCGGCGACGCCGTCATCGAAGAAGATCATCATTTCCGTAATAAAGGGCGAGACGCAGACCATCCCCTCGCACGACTCTCCGAACACCTCGCGGTTGGAGAGGTAGATCCGGAGGAAATACTCGATCATCTCCGGGCGTTCGGTCGCCATCGTGAAGTAGAAGGTAACGATCGCGCTGATCTTATCCTTTGCGCTGCCCGGACCTTCGTTGATCTCGCGGATGTGTTTGCCGAGGTATTCGGAAATGTAGAGGATGAGTTCCTTGGCCAGGATATCCTTCGAGCTGAAGTAGTTGTAAAAGTTCCCCACGCTCATGCCGACCTTCGCCGCGATATCGGGAATGGTCGTGACATAAAAACCCTTCTCCGCAAACAGCTTCAATGCCGTCGAAATGATGTTCTCTTTACGTTCTTCTTTGCTCACACGCGCCACGTCACCCTCTTTAAATAATATTAATCGTTCCTCTAATGGTAGCACAAATAGCGAATAGCCATTCACATTAAGATGCATTACCTTATAATTTGATACCTATTATGAAAGCGAACCCATGGATTATTTCGCCAAACGTATCATCCCCTGTCTCGACGTCAAGGACGGCCGCGTCGTCAAAGGGGTCAACTTCGTCGGACTCAAAGATGCGGGCGACCCGGTGGAGATCGCCAAACGCTACAACGAAGAGGGTGCGGACGAACTGACCTTTCTCGACATTACCGCGTCGCACGAAGAGCGCGACACGATCGTCCATATCGTCGAGCAGGTCGCCAAAGAGGTCTTTATCCCGCTGACCGTCGGCGGGGGGATCCGCAAACTTGACGACATCTACAAACTGCTCAACGTCGGCTGCGACAAGGTGAGCGTCAACTCCGCGGCGGTCAAACGCCCCGACCTCATCAATGAAGGGGCGAAACGGTTCGGGTCGCAGTGCATCGTCGTCGCCATCGACGTGAAAAAGACGGGGGACCGCTACCACGTCTACCTCAACGGCGGGCGCATCGATACGGGCATCGACGCCGTGGCATGGGCCAAAGAGGCCGTCGACCGGGGTGCGGGGGAGATCCTGCTCACCTCCATGGACACCGACGGCACCAAGGCAGGCTTCGACATCCCCATCACCGAGCAGATCAGCTCCCTCGTCAACGTCCCGGTCATCGCCAGCGGCGGCGCGGGCACGATGGAGCACATCAAAGAGGCCTTCGAGCACGGCGCCGACGCGGCGCTGGCGGCAAGTATCTTCCACTTCAAAGAGATCGATATCATGGAACTCAAACACTACCTCCAGGGTAACGGCATCCCGGTCCGGCTCTGAGATGTCCGATATCGTCACGTTTTCGCCCGAAGAGAAGGCGATCTTGGTCGAAAAGATCAAAACCTATGTCGCCAAAGAGCTCGACCAGGAGATCGGCGGCTTCGACGCAGAGTTCCTGCTGGACTTTTTTGCCGAAGAGATAGGGGTTTACTTCTATAACAAGGGTTTGAACGACGGTCTGGATGAGATGCGGGTTCGGATCGATACGATCGCCGACGATGTCGGTTACACCCTTGAAAAAAATTCACATTCATAAGGAATGAAGCGCGATGATCATCTGTGCCGGCAACAACGAGACCTTTGACTTCGCGACCCCGATGGGCGTCGGGCTCATCGAGACGACCATGAACATTACCCGCCTCTGCCTCTTCGACAAACCGGAGTTCCTCCTGTTTGTCGGGACGGCCGGCAGTTACGGGGAGAAAGCGATCTTCGACATCGTCGAATCGAAAACGGCGTCGAACATCGAGCTCGCCTTTTTGCAGAACAAGGCCTATACCCCCATCGACAACGTCGTCTCGACCAATACCGAGGGGACCAGGGAGATCATCGTCAACTCCAGCAACTACATTACGACGGACGCCGAACTCGCCAGAGGGTTTCTGCGCTTCGGCGTCGGCATCGAGAACATGGAGTTCTTTGCCGTCCTGCGCGTTGCGCAAGAGTTCGGCATTCCTGCGGGCGGCGTCTTCTGCGTCACCAACTACTGCAACGCAGATGCCCACGCCGATTTTGTCGCCAACCATGACAGGGCCAAGGCGCTGCTGGGCGAGCATGTCAAGCGACGCATCAAGGAGTTGACGGCATGAACACACCGAAACCGACGATCATGGACCTTACCAAAGAGGAGCTTGCCCAGACCGTCAAGCCCGCTTTCCGCGCCAAGCAGATCTACGGCTGGATCTATCACAGCTTCGTCGACAGCTTCGACGAAATGGCCAACATTCCCAAAAGCCTGCGCGAAGAGCTGAACGAGCGCTATATTCTCAACCCGCTCAAAATCCTGCGCAAGGAGGAGTCGGCCGACGGCACCATCAAGTACCTCTTCGAACTCCCCGACGGCAAAACGGTCGAAACCGTCTGGCTGAAGATGAAAGAGACGCAGTACAACGAAGACGGCTCCGTCGCCCAGGAGGCCAAACACACGGTCTGCGTCTCCACCCAGGTCGGCTGCAAAGTCGGCTGCAGCTTCTGTTTGACGGCCAAGGGGGGCTTCACCCGCGACCTCACCCCCGGCGAGATCGTCGCCCAGGTGCTCTCCGTCAAGAAAGACAACGACCATGCGGCGAACCGCCGGGTCAATATCGTCTATATGGGCATGGGGGAACCGCTGGACAACCTCGACAACCTCGCCAAGGCGATCCGCATCCTCAAGGACGAGGACGGTCTCTCCATCTCCGGCAAGCGCCAGACGGTCTCCACGAGCGGGATCAGCACCCGCATCGACAAACTGGGGCAGATGGACCTCGGTGTACACATCGCCATCAGCCTCCACGCCGTCGACGACGAGCTGCGCACAGAGCTTATCCCCATGAACAAGGCGTACAACATCGCCTCCATCATGGATGCCGTGCGCCGATTCCCCATCGACACCCGCAAACGCGTCATGTTCGAATACCTCGTCATCAAAGGGAAAAACGACGACATCGCCTCGGCGAAAAAACTGATCAAACTGCTGCACGGCATCAAGGCAAAGGTCAACCTGATCTACTTCAACCCCTACCCCGGTAGCGACTACCAGCGCCCCGAACGCGAAGACATGGTGAAGTTCCAGCAGTATCTGATCGACCACGGACAGCTCTGTACCATCCGTGATTCGAAAGGGATCGACATCAGCGCGGCCTGCGGGCAGCTCAAAGAGAAAACAAACGAAGAGAAGGGAAAAGCATGACAGGATTGGATATCGTACAGATCGTTTTTTTGATCGGTGTCGTCCTCGTCGGCCTCGGCGGGATCGTCTGGGTCGTCAAGAACGAAAAAAAGTAACGCGGCTTGCTTAATGGGCCAGTTCGTCGACCGTCCCATCCTCCAGTGAAAAACGGCGTGAGACTTCGCGCTCGCTCCCGTCCTCTTCCGTCAGCGTCACCGTCACCGTCCACACTCCCTGCGCCCGTCCGCGAAGGTAGCGGTAGTCATAGACCGAACCGTTTCGGGTCGGCAGCGCCATGGTGTGCTCTCTGTCATCCTGCGGAAACATGTCCGAATGCCAATAGAAAACAACCTCGCGTTCCCAATCTTTACGGGGTGTTACGAATGTACACTGAATCTTTTCGACGCCGTCATCGAGCACGCTGCAGTGAACCGTGTCCCCCCGTGCCGAAAGTGTCAAAACCGACCCGACAACCGTCACAAGGCCTATACTGACGATTTTATGCATATTAAACACCCTCATTCTGTTTTTTTTTGCTAAGCAATTATAGCCTATCTCAGAAAAAGAGGGGGTGCATATGACAAAGTGCCTAGCGAAAAAAAATTTAAAAAACCCTAGATTTTTTCCTCCCTTTTTGTTACTATTGCACTTACAATACATGCAGCAGTATAAGAAATCATGAAATTCATCGATTTTCATGTTTCTTGACAGACTGTATGACGACGGTTCCCCCCAACATGTTTTACCGTCTGTGGCTGTATTGTAGAATTCCCGCCGGAAAGTAGTACTATGAAAGCAATTGGATATCTCGTTCTTATCAACAATGCTTACCCAGATACTATTGCATTCAACAAAAGAGTAGCGATGGAAGCTGCCAACCGTTTTAATCCGAATGCGATCAACTATATCGAGCGCACCTATACGGAACGCCGTTCAGCCTCTGAGCTGGCGAAAATGCTCGCCTTCGACAATAATGAGTCTCGCGAAGAGATCCTTGCCCGGGTCCGCCGCGAACTCAACGAGTACTGGGAAGGGAAAAGACTGAGCAGCTAATGCTCGTCTCCCTTGCACATCCCCTTTTTTTCTCTCCATACACCTTCTAAAAACGACACTTTTTGCTGCTTAATTCACATATTGTTCAAAGCCGTGAATAACTTGAAACAACATCACATTTTAATATTTGATTTTCTTATACTTATTCTTCGATCCTCTTTTACATGTAACAGCACTGTAGCGAAAATGTAATGGCCGTGTAATTTCGGCAACCTATACTGCTTTCCATAAAAATCCGGCAACTTCGCTGCGGCGCATCAGTGCAGCGTATCTGCCGCTATGGAGCATCCCATGCTGAATATCGAAGGCACACTGCATCAAGAGTACCCGCGTTTCTTCCACTACCCGACAGCAGTCAGGAAACCGGCCCTCTCCTTTTTGAGACTGCTGCTTCAAGAAGAGAAAATCAACCATTTTATCACCGACCACCGCAAAGTGAAAAACCTCGCATTCATCGACGCGGCGCTGGAGCATCTGAATATTTCCTATAAAACGGACCACCACCAGATCCAGAACATTCCGGCCATCGGAAAAGTGATCATCGTCGCCAACCACCCCATGGGTGCCATGGATGCCTTCACATTGATCAAAATGGTCAG contains:
- the cysD gene encoding sulfate adenylyltransferase subunit CysD; its protein translation is MLDRQRRTHLRKLEAEAIHIMREVAAEFDNPAMLYSIGKDSSVMLHLALKAFYPAKLPFPLLHVDTTWKFREMIAFRDSRIDALGLELLVHVNEEGVARGIGPFTHGSAVHTDVMKTEGLKQALDKYGFDAVFGGARRDEEKSRAKERIYSFRDANHRWDPKNQRPELWNVYNGSIRRGESIRVFPLSNWTELDIWQYIYLEQIPIVPLYFAQERPIVERDGVKIMVDDDRMPLQEGETPRLESVRFRTLGCYPLTGAVASTATTLPEIIQEMLLAKTSERQGRVIDSDQSGSMEKKKMEGYF
- a CDS encoding phosphoadenylyl-sulfate reductase; this translates as MKENTETLNRRLAGKTADEVLAYFAQQYGGRIALASSFGAEDQVLTHLLQPYRERIGVFTIDTGRLPYETYDVMDRTNQKYGMNIDVYFPDPSDVEALYKAQGINGFYDSVENRRRCCHARKIAPLKRALRGVEVWITGLRREQSPTRESMRLVEHDEANGLLKLNPLIEWSEAEVWEHLHANGVPYNRLHDHGYPSIGCAPCTRAVVPGDDIRSGRWWWELPEHKECGLHRKE
- a CDS encoding DUF2061 domain-containing protein produces the protein MQEKAYRSAVKTLSWRAVGTLDTMVISFLITGSLAMAASIGSIEVFTKMVLYYLHERAWTRIGIGLHRPTGDDYQI
- the cysK gene encoding cysteine synthase A, producing the protein MHYATNVTELIGNTPLVKLNNASDETETTLLGKCEFMNPSGSVKDRIGKNMITRALESGLLNKQSVIIEPTSGNTGIALASIAAGLGLRLILTMPSSMSIERRKLLLALGAELELTDPAAGMAGAVVRANELAATIENGVVLQQFENPANPVAHMVTTAEEIWRDTAGKIDIFVAAVGTGGTITGVGSILKAYNPNIEIIAVEPEDSAVLSGGKPGPHKIQGIGAGFVPKVLDPWAYGEVLTVGNDEAMASARKLARDEGLLVGISSGANVLAARTVAARRENRGKMIVTMLCDTGERYLSTPLYDIEAAE
- a CDS encoding DUF4395 family protein, whose product is MKVNTTSGYGSDANQTRLRAAVVALAATMYLHTGSAVWLLLLALDYFVLLNATPWISPLALSARAATYMIRFGARRGDAAEKRFADQIKFGVTLGTLGTDLAGYANIAGLFAGAFAIWTAAEAVDDSCMGCALYRWLKRHEIEVVAL
- a CDS encoding nickel-dependent hydrogenase large subunit; amino-acid sequence: MMTRALIEHIEGEASLYFDTRGEKITWAEIAFPHFRGMERMLEGRKATDALVITPRVCGICGHAHLMATVRAIEAAYAQAGYPVVLTRKARSIRELTLVLEMIQNHFKWLYLVILPELEKLGVGGLSPAPLKGAYAAAQATKILALFAGQWPHSSYMIPGGVTCDPTHLERIQAAGLLDELIGFFEKETAGVGLDALLSFASCREFNPLQSDLGRLEKGLIATEMHKKGMAYDRFVVLGEHGFTVRARLKHTRPMKADPCLVSTEPAVCRDETSHARNVRYGKHFYEVGPLARSISADTALIKNMHRRYKDSVYTRVMARAYETAVLLQHAKTLLAELELSEPSYVPPVPLERISATGEGIVEAPRGPLMHRMRLERGIVAEYKIITPTQWNLGSSVMSDPAPAQKAMVGAADIAEATFIFRSFDVCSVCTTH
- a CDS encoding hydrogenase; the protein is MRSRLFKPTLIWLQGVTCNGNTHSFLNLPYLPQLLARFEVLYHPLLPCSQSLEEIARCRRGCDVLVFEGAFDPMMERAGVTLERLVAYYAEEAGHVIAAGSCASFGGIFKAAAPERNSGLAYAGEHPDGPLLGKAGKVINLSGCPVHPEWLGFALMNIAEGRPISVDALGRPTALYRHMAHDGCLRNEYFEWKVDAEQFGRKEGCLFYEHGCRGPLTHASCNRTLWNGVSSKMRVGTPCFGCTEPDFPRRNLFETKTNMSIPEEVPVGVSKRAYLTMTGIAKSFKIKRLEERLTDDD
- a CDS encoding TetR/AcrR family transcriptional regulator produces the protein MSKEERKENIISTALKLFAEKGFYVTTIPDIAAKVGMSVGNFYNYFSSKDILAKELILYISEYLGKHIREINEGPGSAKDKISAIVTFYFTMATERPEMIEYFLRIYLSNREVFGESCEGMVCVSPFITEMMIFFDDGVAGGELRDQDFFSAFGLFMGYLGGMVFLFGEKILPEPLSSYEASIAENIYRALKTV
- the hisF gene encoding imidazole glycerol phosphate synthase subunit HisF translates to MDYFAKRIIPCLDVKDGRVVKGVNFVGLKDAGDPVEIAKRYNEEGADELTFLDITASHEERDTIVHIVEQVAKEVFIPLTVGGGIRKLDDIYKLLNVGCDKVSVNSAAVKRPDLINEGAKRFGSQCIVVAIDVKKTGDRYHVYLNGGRIDTGIDAVAWAKEAVDRGAGEILLTSMDTDGTKAGFDIPITEQISSLVNVPVIASGGAGTMEHIKEAFEHGADAALAASIFHFKEIDIMELKHYLQGNGIPVRL
- a CDS encoding DUF2164 domain-containing protein, whose amino-acid sequence is MSDIVTFSPEEKAILVEKIKTYVAKELDQEIGGFDAEFLLDFFAEEIGVYFYNKGLNDGLDEMRVRIDTIADDVGYTLEKNSHS
- a CDS encoding phosphorylase family protein, yielding MIICAGNNETFDFATPMGVGLIETTMNITRLCLFDKPEFLLFVGTAGSYGEKAIFDIVESKTASNIELAFLQNKAYTPIDNVVSTNTEGTREIIVNSSNYITTDAELARGFLRFGVGIENMEFFAVLRVAQEFGIPAGGVFCVTNYCNADAHADFVANHDRAKALLGEHVKRRIKELTA
- the rlmN gene encoding 23S rRNA (adenine(2503)-C(2))-methyltransferase RlmN; this translates as MNTPKPTIMDLTKEELAQTVKPAFRAKQIYGWIYHSFVDSFDEMANIPKSLREELNERYILNPLKILRKEESADGTIKYLFELPDGKTVETVWLKMKETQYNEDGSVAQEAKHTVCVSTQVGCKVGCSFCLTAKGGFTRDLTPGEIVAQVLSVKKDNDHAANRRVNIVYMGMGEPLDNLDNLAKAIRILKDEDGLSISGKRQTVSTSGISTRIDKLGQMDLGVHIAISLHAVDDELRTELIPMNKAYNIASIMDAVRRFPIDTRKRVMFEYLVIKGKNDDIASAKKLIKLLHGIKAKVNLIYFNPYPGSDYQRPEREDMVKFQQYLIDHGQLCTIRDSKGIDISAACGQLKEKTNEEKGKA